In Geotrypetes seraphini chromosome 11, aGeoSer1.1, whole genome shotgun sequence, the genomic window AAGACCAAGAGATCATCTGCAAACGCCGCCAGTTTAAAATGGGAATCACCCAGGACCAACCCCCGAATCTCCGCATTTGCCTGAAGCTCCCGAAGTAAAGGATCTAAAGATAGCACAAAAAGGAGCGGAGAcaaggggcagccctggcgagtcccccggccaataggaaaaaaaccCGAGCAAGTCCCATTAACTGTAATCCGCGCCTCTGGATCACTATACAGTGCCTGGATTGCACCGAAAAAGAAGGGGCCCAAACCGTACGTTCTCAGCACTGCAAAAAGGTAACCCCACCGCACCTTatcgaaggccttctctgcatcaaaactGATGAGCATGGCGGGGCTACCGTCCTGTCCCACCCGTTCTAGCGCCAACAAGATGCGCCGGATATTCTTAGCCACCGGCCTGtcccgcacaaaccccacctgagatTCGGAGACCACCGACGGCAAAACACGCGCCAGGCGgttagccaaaagtttagccaaaAGCTTCGCCTCATAATTCAACAATGAGATAGGACGATACGATTCAGGCAAAAGAGGGTCCTTACCAGGCTtcgggagaactataatagacGCTAGATTTACGTAGCGAGGAAGAAAGCCCTTAGCAACACTCAAATTGTAAACCTCAGCCAGTACTGGCGCTACGTCCGTCACCAACAACTTATAGAACTCACTCcgaaacccatccgggcccggcgccttGCCCAACGGACTGACCCCTATCGCCCCCTCCACCTCCTCTGCGGTAATAGGAAGATCCAAAACGGCTGCATCCCGCTGAGATAAACAAGGTAGGTCAAGGCTATCTAGATAGACTTGCCCATCCAAAAGCTCGGGGCCTGGATCTGTATACACCTCAGCAAAGAACTCCCGAAATAATTCACATATCTCCTCCGACCGATGATACAGCACCCCAGAGGAACCCCGAAGAGTCGTTATGCTCTCAGGTCCACCCCTCGGACGCGCCAGGCGGGCCAACAATCGACTGCTCTTATTCGCAAACCgaaataaagaaaacttaaaGTACTCCCTCGTCCGCAGAGCCCGACGATGCAACAGTTCattcagttcctgctggacctccaAAAGCTGCGCCCGAAGCAGTAAGGAGGGCGCCCTACCATACTGGCGTCTCAACCCGGTCGCCCTCCGCTCCAAAGCCAGTATTTGCCTGTGCTTCCGCTTCGACTCCCTGGCCACATACGAGATGACATCCCCCCGTAAGACTGCTTTAGCCATCTCCCAGTAGAGAATGGGGTCATCCCGATGCTGCTGATTGTGAACTTGAAAGTCACGCCAGCACTGTGTCAAAAACTCGTGAAAACGGGTATCCCTATACAGGTAGCATGGAAACCGCCAGGACCCTCTGTTACGCAAAGAGTCTCCCCAAGTCCACCGAAATCCCACCCAAGCGTGGTCAGATATTTCAATGGGGCCCATTTCAACCCCCATTACCCGTGGAAGCAGCACACGAGAAATAAGAAGAAAATCAATTCGTGAAAGCGTCCCGTGCGCCCTGGACAAGTGGGAGTAATCCCTCTCCAACGGGTGTAACACCCGCCACACATCAAGCAACCCCAAAGTGGATTCCAATAGTTGACCACCCGTATAAAGCTTGGAGGTCTCTCTACCCGACGAAGCAGAGCGATCCAGCTTCGGGTCCGGTACCTCATTAAAGTCCCCACCCACCAGCATCGGAACATCCCCAAACTGTAAGAGATGATTGCGGAGCCCCCTAAAAAACCTGGCCGAAGGATTATTAGGAGCGTAAACATTGCAGAGCAAAAGAGGCCGATTATCAAGCAACACCAAGGCCGCGATGtaacgcccctagggtcgcggaaCACCTTCTGGGTGAGTAAACGCAGGCCCTTACGGAACAAAATGataacacctccctttccccccacagcgggcgcctccaaataggagcccacccaccaggtacagagcttggcatgttccactgaggataaacgggtctcctgtaaaaaggcaaTAGAGGTTTTAGAACGATTTAAACGCTGCAATATTTTAGAACGCTTAATAGGGGAGtgaatccccccaacattccaagaagttaGAGTGTATTCCAGAGTAAACCTCTCAGTAGCCCAGTCACACAACAAGAAAGAACCAGTATAATACCAGAGAAGCGTCCCAGCCACCGCTTCCCCGGCTTCTCACCCCCACTTGTCCCAAGAATCAAGCCATACCCCTGCCTCCAAATCAAATCCCAAACACAGtgacccccaacccacacaccCCAAAACTCCCCCAGATCCTCATCCCCCCGtgagccccacccccacctcccagctcccccccaccccaccccacaaacccccctccaCCACCAACCCTCCCCTGAGCTACACCCAAGATaccccaaaaagggcatcacttccaggaaacTAGAAACACCCTCCCACGGGATTAAGACCAGTACCCCCCGACCCACAACCCCAAAGCTCCGAAAACAGTAAGAAACAGCCACCATCATCCAAACCCCCAAGACCACtcaacccacccctcccctcccccaacaccccaGCCACTACAGCAACCCTCAAAGCCCACACACCAAACCCAATACCCAATGCTCAAACCGGTTAGAGCAGGAACAGACCCAAGCTAACAGAGAACAACCAGGTCAACCCCCCTCCATCCACACACACACCAACCAAGCAGTCCctctaaaaacaaaacacagggaCCTCacacagggggagaaggaagaaacCCCCAGGCCAAactcaaactacagaccagtcccCAAAATCGGGTCTCCTCAGTCCACTGCAGCTCCCGGAGGCGGGTCATCAGGCATCATCTCTGTCACAAAGCGCTGAGCGGCCTCCAGGGTGTCGAAATGATGAGTACGACCCAGATGTGTCAGTCTCAGGCGCGCCGGGTATTGCAGTGAAAAAGCAACGTGACGCTGGATGAGACGGGTGCAGAGAGGTGAAAACCTGCGCCGTGCCTGAGAGACCTCCGCCGAATAGTCCTGAAAGCAGAGAATTGGCTTGTTGTCATACAAGAGCTTCTTGCCCTGCCGCAACGCACGCAGGACCTCCATCTTGTGATGATAATTCAGGATACGGCAGATGACCACTCGAGGTCTGTCAGCATTCTCTCTCCGCTGCCCCAAGCGATGTGCCCTCTCCACCCTCAGGGGGCCCGAAGAAGATGGTAAAGACAAAGACTCCGGCAACCAACGTTCCAATAGCGCCCCCAGCTCCACGTCTCGCACCGATTCTGGCAGGCCAACAAACCGAAGATTATTACGACGGGACCTATTCTCCAGGTCATCCACCTTGGCCCGCAACGCCGCCAACGCTGTGGTGTGGGCTGACTGCTCCTGGGCAAGCTGCTGGACGTGATCCTCAGCCGCACTCACCCGCTGCTGCGTCTCCTTGACCTCTGATGTAAGGGAGGCAAAGCGCTGGTCCAACGTGTCCAGTTTATCTAGGATGCGCTGGAGTTTATCCCCCAGAGAGCTCTCCAGGGCAGCCTGAACCTCTGCCGTGACCGCTGTGACCCAGGAGGAGTGAGGAGCCTCCGGCGATGGGGGCGCCCCGGGATCCGCCATCTTAGCCTCAGGCAGCCTGCTCCGCTCCCGATCCTTCCGGACCGCCTTCGCTGCCATGGCGACCCTCTCCTAGGCTCCCCGATTTCCTCGCCTGCAAAAAGCTGCCCGGGACAGGGAGGAGACTGAGCCCAAGTTCAATCCTGGAAAGGAAAAGCCAAGCCGCGAGCCGGTGAGTTTCGTCGCAGCCACACACCCCCTGCTGCGCCTCGTGTCTGCCGGGGGACCCGGGACCAAAACTACAGGGCTGCTGGGCAAAGCAGGACCAGAGCACTCCGCGCCTCAAACAAACACCCCAGCACCGGGAAACGCCGCTCCAGAGCCCCGGTCCGCAGGAGAGGAGCCGCACCGCGAGCCGGTAGGCAAAGTCGCGTCCGCTCCCGACTGCGGCGCCACGTGGTCTCCGAGCGATCCGAAAGTCGCGGCTCTCCCCGACCGCGGCGCCACGTGGTCTCCAGGCGATCCGCGACCACAACTGCGGGGCCgcgagaaatgaaaaaaaaaatgaaggtcgAGTCTCCCCGCGTCTCCAACACACTCCTCAGCGCCGCGGGAGACCCGAACCGGAGGGGGAAAAGCAGATTATTTGCCGCGCCGTGAGAGGGTATAACGGAGCTGTAGCAACTCGCTGTCTACAGCTCCATGTTTCCGCCGGAAGTCTAAAATATACTTTTATGGCAGCGCGCttgagtcttgcgctcaattgtctgctctctaatGTCGGTACAGCTATGTCCCGCACTCTTATGACTGTGAACTgctttaaatacatctaaaatccgtTTAagttatcggcatttggacaaaTTGTCTTAttaatcgtccaagtgctgatttagacaggattttagacgtatttctgtttcgattatgagccccttaatcttGGGGGATCTGGGGATTATGGCTTTGAGTGGGTTTGTAAGTATTTTGACTTTTCATTTGGTGTGATGTCCACTTGTACAGACTATGTGTGGTGTACAGCGTTATTTCGGAACCAGTTAAGTACCCTCAGCACCAAGTGCTGGATGAGGGATGAGTTTGCTCAGGTCACAAATATGGAGGGGCACAAAATTGCTCCCAGCTCACTGTTTCCTGTCAATGGCGGTGGAGAAGCTACTGGGGTGAGAGTGCCAGTGGGCAAGTCACATAGGATGCGACTACCAGGCAGAGACAGGAAGATTAGTCTAAAATAATTGCTCCTTATAGGTAAAGTCTAAGAATcacaaaaaaaggtggaaaagcaGCTTGTTAGTGACTTTTAAAAAAGCCTGTTTATTTTAGCATTCCTGGATAAATTCTGTTTCTGTCTTCTGTTCAATACGTTGTAACATTGTATCTCTGTAATTGTGTATAGTCACACTGGCATGTAAGATAAGATGCCACAACATGTATTGATCTGAGTATTCTTAGGTGATAGTGTATGTCGATTAAtctataacccgttctgagctccttggggaggacgggatataaaactatCTAATTAAAattaaccccttcctttacaaagccatgctagtggttGCAGTGCGGCCAcggtggtaatagctctgacgctcaggaattctatgaacgtcagagctgttaccgcagcggccggcgctaaaaatgctagtgcggctttgtaaaggagatgGGTAAATAAACTATTGCTGGATATGGGCCTGGCACCTCAGTAAGTGATGCTGCTGGTAAGGAGACAGAGCCCTGTGGCATAAACATTGCTTCTCCTATCTCTGTACCATGACAAGAGAGACAATAGAGGTGAAAATGAGTTTACTCTATTGCATACCGGGGCTTGTAGTTCTGATATCCCAACTGCTCGCTTACGAAATACAAGACTACAAGTTCCTGTGCTGGTAAAACCCAGGTCTTGATCAATCCTGTGAGGCAAATCTTCTGAAGCCATGAAAGCGGTCATAgaggtgaggaggaggaggaagtaaAGGTGTGGTGGTCATTTCACTTAGCTGAAAACATTTGAAGGAGATTTAACCCAGCTGTTACTTTTAGAAGCTGATCTTGTCTCAGATTTGCAGTGTTGTGTCCTTTTCGATATGGTTTTGTGCCAAAACTAAAATATCTCTCCCTGCAGGTTTCCTCTGCCAGACAGATCCTGTTCGTTTTGTGACTGCCAATACGAGCGTCAGAGTACAGGAGGGACTGTGTGTCCTCATCCCATGTAACTTCACAATATTAATGACGGATAGATTAGGAAATTTTCCTCGAGGGTTATGGTTCAGAGAAGGAGCCAACTTAAGAAATGACAACCCTGTAGCAGCCAAGATTTCCTCCTTGTCAAGTCCATATATGACAGTGGATAAGGACACCATAGATCGCTTTAAGCTGGTGGGGATGATACAGAACCATGACTGCACCCTCAGAATCGATGATGCCAAAAAGACAGATcatggaaaatatttcttcaggaTAGAGGGAATAAATCATTTTATGTTTAGTTACAAAGAGCCAATCTCAACAGAACCATTTGTGAATGTAACGGGTGAGTAGTGTTCCAAGTTGTTTATTACGTTGTATCTGTGTTTTTGACTTTCTAGAACAGTCCGCAGCATTTCCATTCCATCAGATGAACCAGAAGATGTGATTCAGCTTGCCAAAGTTGGGGTACAGTGTGTGGAGCATGTGGCTGGATTTCCCCATACTTGCCCTTGGTACTGGCTCATGATTGCTACAGGAGTAATGACTGCAAAAAGTCTGGTCTGTGACAGAGTCTTTCTGTGTCTTTTATTTAGATCTGTGGGAGCTGCCTGAGCTGTCTTTGTCTAGAGTGCCGGTTGCAGAGACTCCCATGAATATCACCTGCACAGCTCCAGGGAGGTGCACAGGAACCACTCCCATTTTCGCTTGGACAGGAACTTTAAATAGAGCTAATTCCACATTTAACACCTCATCTGTGAACAGAGACAGGACAGTCACCCATGCATCCACAATCACCTTCACCCCATCCACAGGAGACCAGAACAAAATATTGACCTGTGAAGTGTATTACCCTGCAGTAAGAGCATCCATTCAGGCAACTCTTAGCTTAAATATGCAGTGTAAGTAACTTGCTCTTATTTATTCCTTGGACAGCACAAAATTCAGTCATGCACCAAAGTAGAaatgagagcgagagagagaaagaacaggggaaggagggaagagtgaATACTCATAAACCAGTACTTCAAATTTTTCTCATTTTCAGCAAAAATACTCTGAGGAAAAGAAAGCCAGGCACTGTTAAATATGATAAGTTATTGTTGCCAAGGTTTTTATTctacttttttaaaactttagtcattctttttattttttaccgGCACTTTGAACCAACAACGTcaaggtgctaaggctgtagctttaaccactgcaccacacacacgcAGATAATAAAGTGCATGTCATTTCCAAatccaagcttatatcctcttgatttagaagcagtcatttctctaggataaatatcaaaacatgtaccttcaatacTTGTCCGATTCTTCTTTTGGCCTCTATGTTTctcaaagtatatatatatatatattgtatactgAAATCCTGTATTTTTTAATAAGAGGACtgcttgcaaaagcaggtctacttttgagcgagAGTTGGGTGCTAGTTAGGCTTCATTTAGGTGGAcacaacttaccccctcttctattaaactgcactagcaatttttagcgcagagatatgcgctgaatggcccgcactactcctgatgctcataggaactctatgaacgtcgggagcagcacgggccattcagcatggctccctgtgctagaaactgctagcgcagtttaatagaagaggcccttaggcaTCACTTAGGTGTGCTTGAGGTGTCCTCATATAAATAAAtgggaccagtggcgtacctagcatatgtaacaccatcattttttgacaccccccatctgaatgaaaaaaaaaaagcttttttagtaacaatccacacgtcacacatgaatacaggaaaaggcagcatcttacatattgcagtgagcagtacgtcaatgaacccattgtaaaactaaacaagccagactagtacagatcaattctacaccgtcaatcctaacagaaaaccatg contains:
- the LOC117368851 gene encoding sialic acid-binding Ig-like lectin 13, producing MTVDKDTIDRFKLVGMIQNHDCTLRIDDAKKTDHGKYFFRIEGINHFMFSYKEPISTEPFVNVTDLWELPELSLSRVPVAETPMNITCTAPGRCTGTTPIFAWTGTLNRANSTFNTSSVNRDRTVTHASTITFTPSTGDQNKILTCEVYYPAVRASIQATLSLNMQFGPRSGDTNNATCNSDPHQTKCSCVIQSNPPPVIWWLINEELVTKNVRNDTMQVSSTIHGHTGTSNLTLRGSRSRIACISSNAHGVLFVDLTQKSENEDIIIEAISGNGTPLV